The Saccharomyces paradoxus chromosome VIII, complete sequence genome has a window encoding:
- the NDT80 gene encoding transcription factor NDT80 (Meiosis-specific transcription factor~similar to YHR124W), whose product MNEMENTDPVFGDELASKYERESSTEQEEDAPVILTQLNEDGTTSNYFDKRKLKIAPRSTLQFKVGPPFELVRDYCSVVESHTGRTLDMRIIPRIDRGFDHIDEEWVGYKRNYFTLVSTFETANCDLDTFLKTSFDLLVGDSSLENKLRVQYFAIKIKAKNDDDETEINLVQHTAKRDKGPQFCPSVCPLVPSPLPKHQIIREASNVRNITKMKKYDSTFYLHRDHVNYEEYGVDSLLFSYPEDAIQKVARYERVQFASSISVKKPSQQNKHFSLHVILGAVVDPDTFHGVRPGIPYDELALKNGSKGMFVYLQEMKTPPLIIRGRSPSNYASSQRITVRTPSSVNSSQNSTKRKMPSTPQPLKESCLNARPAKRRSKVALDASNSGMSISPVKSRQSTPMEASKENDDPFFRPNKRVETLEHIENKLGALKNQCPDSSLKYPSSSSRGVEGGLEKEDLVYSSSFSVNMKQIELKPARSFEHENVFKVGSLAFKKISELPHENYDITKEKKSMEQNYLRAEIGSRSECKTSYGNELSLSNISFSILPNSAENFHLETALFPAMEEDVPRTFSRILETGSFQNYYQKMEAENADRLCSKGVKLIASGTLPSGIFNREELFDEDSFYKH is encoded by the coding sequence ATGAATGAAATGGAGAACACAGATCCAGTATTCGGGGATGAACTTGCATCTAAATATGAAAGGGAATCAAGCacagaacaagaagaggatGCGCCTGTAATTCTTACGCAGTTAAATGAAGATGGCACCACTTCGAATTATTTTGACAAAAGGAAACTGAAAATTGCTCCTAGATCAACACTGCAATTTAAAGTTGGACCACCATTTGAATTGGTGAGAGATTATTGTTCAGTTGTGGAGTCTCATACAGGAAGAACATTGGATATGCGAATTATTCCAAGAATTGACAGAGGGTTCGACcatattgatgaagagtGGGTAGGTTATAAAAGGAATTATTTTACCCTTGTATCAACTTTTGAAACAGCAAACTGTGATTTGGATACTTTTTTAAAGACTAGCTTTGATCTCCTGGTTGGAGATTCTTCATTAGAAAACAAATTAAGAGTGCAATATTTTGCTATCAAGATAAAAGCCAAGAATGATGACGACGAGACGGAAATCAATCTCGTACAACATACAGCAAAACGCGACAAAGGTCCTCAATTTTGTCCTTCTGTATGTCCGTTGGTTCCCTCCCCTTTGCCAAAGCATCAAATTATAAGGGAGGCTTCAAATGTTCGAAATATTactaaaatgaaaaaatacgaTTCCACATTTTATTTGCACAGAGACCACGTCAATTACGAAGAGTATGGAGTGGATTCTCTATTATTTTCCTATCCAGAAGATGCTATTCAAAAAGTTGCCCGTTATGAAAGAGTTCAATTTGCTTCATCAATTAGCGTGAAAAAACCATCCCAACAGAATAAACACTTTAGCTTACATGTAATTTTAGGTGCAGTTGTAGATCCAGATACCTTTCATGGGGTAAGGCCCGGAATTCCTTACGATGAACTGGctttaaaaaatggatCAAAGGGGATGTTTGTGTATTTGCAGGAAATGAAAACACCACCTCTTATTATTAGGGGAAGGTCACCTTCTAATTATGCATCATCTCAGCGAATAACTGTGAGAACTCCGTCTAGTGTCAATTCCTCACAAAACAGtactaaaagaaaaatgccATCAACACCGCAGCCGCTCAAGGAAAGTTGCTTAAATGCAAGACCTGCAAAGAGGCGATCCAAAGTGGCATTAGATGCATCGAATTCCGGCATGTCAATCTCGCCGGTCAAATCTCGACAATCCACACCAATGGAAGCTTCGaaggaaaatgatgatCCCTTCTTTAGGCCAAACAAAAGGGTGGAAACTCTTGAACATATCGAGAACAAATTGGGTGCTTTGAAGAACCAATGTCCAGATTCCTCTTTGAAATATCCAAGTTCATCTTCAAGGGGTGTGGAAGGGGgtttagaaaaggaagatttAGTTTATTCAAGTAGTTTTTCTGTTAACATGAAGCAAATCGAGCTAAAACCAGCACGCTCTTTTGAACACGAGAATGTTTTCAAAGTAGGTTCGTTAGCATTCAAAAAGATCAGTGAATTACCGCATGAAAATTATGATATtacaaaagagaaaaaatcaatggAACAGAATTATTTGAGGGCAGAGATAGGCTCACGTTCTGAATGCAAAACAAGCTATGGTAATGaactttctctttcaaatatttcattttccataCTACCCAACTCagcagaaaattttcacttGGAAACTGCACTTTTTCCAGCCATGGAAGAAGATGTACCAAGGACGTTTTCAAGAATATTAGAAACAGGCTcgtttcaaaattattatcaaaaaatggaagcAGAAAACGCAGACCGATTATGTTCAAAAGGTGTCAAGTTGATTGCAAGTGGTACTCTACCATCTGGTATATTTAATAGGGAAGAATtgtttgatgaagataGTTTCTATAAGCATTAA
- the ANS1 gene encoding Ans1p (GPI protein~similar to YHR126C), with translation MKCTLVSTLFVVTNVLVANAQVNNSSDTLNVQFSNNTNSHIEGKFNSTDEVFNSSASWSLEAQQKKVSSAAVYDVGGWNGSLYRSNRSAVADYQPGRKQDAAISQISDGQIQATASESATATAIAATPSNTANISVYEGAGIKVEPKNMGCIVGLAALLFL, from the coding sequence ATGAAGTGCACTTTAGTTTCCACATTGTTTGTTGTCACCAACGTTCTAGTTGCAAATGCGCAAGTAAACAATTCCTCAGACACGTTGAACGTACAGTTTTCTAACAATACAAACTCACATATAGAAGGAAAGTTCAATTCTACTGATGAAGTCTTCAACAGCAGTGCGTCCTGGTCCCTAGAAGCTCAGCAGAAAAAGGTATCTAGTGCAGCTGTATATGACGTCGGTGGTTGGAATGGCTCGTTGTATCGTTCCAATAGAAGTGCAGTTGCTGATTATCAACCTGGCAGAAAGCAGGACGCCGCTATTTCCCAGATCAGTGATGGTCAGATCCAGGCCACTGCATCTGAATCTGCTACTGCTACTGCTATTGCCGCTACTCCAAGCAATACCGCAAATATTTCTGTCTATGAAGGTGCTGGTATAAAAGTCGAACCTAAGAACATGGGCTGCATCGTTGGTTTAGCAGCgctattatttttatga
- a CDS encoding uncharacterized protein (similar to YHR127W) translates to MARGRINTKKNIQGKRLIDRVVPMDKITKVDVPKKTPVKHTKEGFSVVNGKLVSSNDIGVLLREAQGAIDKRNNVSQRNGRKGIKNNRPQKGLNTNPAWGNNHRRSDWQPPKNNRGQKANGMSNVNNSRDFTTSNVKLQRQQFGEEMQSGSQLVISTNSDASNKLLMLFNLTLGVDQENLKNVLENISQVQIAQIRVRDLPSGSATAKVRLTYPTTQSLEKVRKLFHGALVDGRRIQVVIASDESSHLLY, encoded by the coding sequence ATGGCTAGGGGTAGAATAAATACTAAGAAAAACATTCAAGGTAAGCGCTTGATAGACAGGGTTGTTCCCATGGACAAAATTACAAAAGTTGATGTACCGAAAAAAACACCCGTAAAGCATACTAAAGAAGGATTTAGCGTTGTCAATGGTAAACTGGTGAGCAGTAATGACATCGGTGTACTATTGAGAGAAGCACAAGGTGCTAtcgataaaagaaataacgTTTCtcaaagaaatggaagaaagggaataaagaacaatagGCCTCAAAAAGGCTTAAACACTAATCCTGCCTGGGGTAATAATCACAGAAGATCCGATTGGCAGCCCCCTAAAAACAATCGAGGCCAGAAGGCAAACGGCATGAGTAATGTTAACAACTCGCGGGATTTCACCACCTCTAATGTTAAATTGCAGCGACAACAATTTGGCGAAGAAATGCAAAGTGGCAGCCAGCTTGTTATATCTACGAATTCAGATGCCTCAAATAAACTGTTGATGCTATTCAATTTGACCTTGGGAGTAGACCAagaaaacttgaaaaatgttCTGGAAAACATTTCGCAGGTGCAGATAGCTCAAATTAGAGTGAGAGATTTACCGTCAGGATCTGCCACTGCTAAAGTCCGTCTAACATATCCTACAACGCAATCTTTAGAAAAAGTTAGAAAACTGTTTCATGGGGCCCTAGTAGATGGAAGACGCATCCAGGTGGTGATCGCATCCGATGAATCGTCGCACCTGTTGTATTAG
- the FUR1 gene encoding uracil phosphoribosyltransferase (Uracil phosphoribosyltransferase~similar to YHR128W): MSSEPYKNVYLLPQTNQLLGLYTIIRNKNTTRPDFIFYSDRIIRLLVEEGLNHLPVQRQIVETDTNENFEGVSFMGKICGVSIVRAGESMEQGLRDCCRSVRIGKILIQRDEETALPKLFYEKLPEDISQRYVFLLDPMLATGGSAIMATEVLIKRGVKPERIYFLNLICSKEGIEKYHAAFPEVKIVTGALDRGLDENKYLVPGLGDFGDRYYCV; the protein is encoded by the coding sequence atgtccTCGGAACCATATAAGAACGTCTACTTGCTACCCCAGACGAACCAATTGCTAGGTTTGTACACCATCAtcagaaataaaaatacaacTAGACctgatttcattttctacTCCGATAGAATCATCAGGCTGTTGGTTGAAGAAGGTTTAAACCATCTTCCTGTGCAAAGGCAAATCGTGGAAACTGACACCAACGAAAACTTCGAAGGTGTCTCATTTATGGGTAAAATCTGTGGTGTTTCCATTGTCAGAGCTGGTGAATCGATGGAGCAAGGTCTAAGGGACTGTTGTAGATCTGTGCGTATTGGTAAAATTTTAATCCAAAGGGATGAAGAGACTGCTTTACCGAAGTTATTCTACGAAAAATTACCAGAGGATATCTCTCAAAGGTATGTCTTCCTATTAGACCCAATGTTGGCCACCGGTGGTAGTGCTATCATGGCTACAGAAGTCTTGATCAAGAGAGGTGTCAAGCCAGAGAGAATTTACTTCTTAAACTTAATCTGTAGTAAGGAAggtattgaaaaataccaCGCGGCTTTCCCAGAGGTCAAAATTGTTACTGGTGCTCTGGACAGAGGTTTAGATGAAAACAAGTACTTAGTTCCAGGTTTGGGTGACTTTGGCGACAGATACTACTGTGTTTAA
- the ARP1 gene encoding actin-related protein 1 (Actin-related protein of the dynactin complex~similar to YHR129C), protein MNQLSDSYALYNQPIVIDNGSGIIKAGFSGEERPKALEYSLVGHTKYDKVMLEGLQGDTFVGNNAQRLRGLLKLRYPIKHGVVEDWDSMELIWSYVLNDVLQLQNIEEHPLLITEAPMNPLKNREAMAQVLFETFNVSALYVSNPAVLSLYASGRTTGCVIDCGEGYCSTVPIYDGFVLPASMMRMDIGGADITEQLQFQLRKSAGVSLFSSSEREIVRTIKEKVCYLAKDIKKEEEEYLQGTQDLISTFKLPDGKCIEVGNDRYRAPEILFSPQIIGLGYDGLSDMCMQSIWKVDLDLRKALLSSIILSGGTTTLRGFGDRMLQDLEALTRGMSKIKIIAPSERKYTTWIGGSILTGLSTFQKLWTKKSDWLEDSTRVNSNLM, encoded by the coding sequence ATGAACCAGCTAAGTGACAGCTATGCTTTGTACAATCAACCGATAGTGATCGACAATGGTTCGGGAATCATAAAAGCAGGATTTAGCGGTGAGGAAAGGCCCAAAGCTCTGGAATATTCTCTCGTGGGACATACAAAGTATGATAAAGTTATGCTCGAGGGCCTTCAAGGAGATACATTTGTTGGAAACAATGCGCAAAGACTGCGTGGTTTACTTAAATTACGATATCCCATAAAGCACGGCGTGGTGGAAGATTGGGATTCTATGGAACTTATATGGTCATACGTGTTAAATGACGTTCTACAGTTGCAAAATATAGAAGAACATCCTTTATTAATTACAGAAGCCCCTATGAaccctttgaaaaatagaGAAGCGATGGCTCAAGTATTGTTCGAGACCTTTAACGTATCGGCTTTGTATGTTTCGAACCCTGCAGTTTTGTCGCTGTATGCGAGTGGGAGGACTACAGGTTGTGTGATTGATTGTGGTGAAGGATATTGTAGCACTGTTCCCATATATGATGGTTTTGTATTACCTGCGTCTATGATGAGGATGGATATTGGGGGAGCAGATATCACTGAGCAGCTACAATTCCAACTACGAAAATCAGCTGGTGTTTCGTTGTTTTCCAGCAGTGAACGTGAAATTGTTCGCACgatcaaagaaaaggttTGTTACTTGGCCAAGGATATTAAAaaggaggaggaggaatATTTGCAAGGTACTCAAGATTTAATCTCGACATTCAAACTGCCTGATGGGAAGTGTATAGAAGTCGGGAATGATCGATATCGTGCTCCAGAGATATTGTTTTCCCCTCAAATAATCGGCTTAGGGTACGATGGGTTATCGGATATGTGTATGCAATCTATTTGGAAAGTCGATCTAGATTTAAGGAAAGCTTTACTGTCATCGATAATCCTGAGTGGCGGAACTACAACTCTTAGAGGCTTTGGAGACCGAATGTTGCAGGATTTAGAAGCATTGACTAGGGGAATGTCCAAGATTAAGATAATAGCACCttcagaaagaaaatatactaCGTGGATTGGTGGTTCTATTTTAACAGGGTTATCTACCTTTCAAAAGCTTTGGACTAAAAAGTCAGATTGGCTGGAGGACAGCACCCGTGTCAATTCAAATCTGATGTAG
- a CDS encoding uncharacterized protein (similar to YHR131C), with the protein MALPIEGKLSMATNKIERLKSPSSSSTCSMDEVLITSSNNSSSICLETMRQFPREGVSGQINIIKETASSSTSHAALFLKQDLYEHIDPLPAYPPSYDLVNPNKEVRFPTFGDTAPCSKSSLPPLYAPAVHELTLISLKLERFSPYEVSNNRSWKNFIVEINSTQLNFYHIDESLTKHIRNYSSGETKSEKEDRIHSDLVHRSDQSQHLHHRLFTLPTRSASEFKKSDQERISYRVKRDRSRYLTNEALYKSFTLQNARFGIPTDYTKKSFVLRMSCESEQFLLKFSHIDDMIDWSMYLSIGISVSLDLEVREYPDYRIVPRRRRRRRRRRRRRRHSHRSESSMGSFSQRFIRSNSRPDLIQRYSTGSSINNNATIRGRSNTFTGGLLDHYCSGLSQTSTDALVSSAASGEASDNSTLGSTRSSSGCSASRSIASRSLKFKIKNFFRPKNSSQTEKLHRLRSNSSNLNSVIETEEEDEQHESSGGNNPERGVPVSATIKVEHPLHRNRAISIPQRQLLRRAISEEVVPIKFPNGTTDESVSSIHGTVDPSPPNEQLSVDGCEIMLRSQNAVMKEELRSFASDLVANERDETPVRATPQSSSIYLQELAPNGESTTNLPQSSSSFCLTERSAQMNDDENATETDEDENDDTDDDAGNDTDDDTDDNNIGYAYGSESDYSCLVEQRIINRRRASSTLSCFSNIPYGTDDVKWKPAIKEISRRRYLRDSLKCIKPFLDSNDCLGKVIYIPVSGPTFETSNKLHVNNNQSLQKLKNHFLKAFIVGPTALIELNCKNKNAIVGTTKDAEDHDGDNDDDDDAEDDEEDDDDDDDDDDDDDDDDDDDDDDDDEEEEQNTA; encoded by the coding sequence ATGGCTCTGCCAATAGAAGGCAAATTATCCATGGCAACTAATAAGATCGAAAGGTTAAAATCACCTTCGTCTTCGTCGACATGCTCAATGGACGAGGTTCTCATTACTTCAAGCAATAACAGCAGCTCCATATGTTTAGAGACCATGCGCCAATTCCCTCGGGAAGGTGTTTCTGGTCAGATAAATATCATTAAAGAAactgcttcttcttctacttctCATGCTGCTCTCTTCCTTAAGCAAGATCTTTACGAGCATATAGACCCCCTCCCTGCTTATCCACCAAGTTATGATCTAGTAAATCCCAATAAAGAGGTTCGTTTTCCTACGTTTGGCGACACAGCACCATGCTCAAAGTCTTCTCTACCACCGTTATATGCACCTGCAGTACATGAATTGACTTTGATCTCCTTAAAATTGGAAAGATTCTCTCCTTATGAAGTTTCTAACAACAGGAGctggaaaaattttatcgTTGAAATTAATTCGACCCAACTAAATTTTTACCACATTGATGAATCTTTGACGAAGCATATCAGGAATTATTCAAGTGGGGAAACAAAATCCGAAAAGGAGGATAGAATTCATAGTGACCTGGTCCATCGCAGTGATCAATCACAACATCTGCATCACCGTTTATTTACTCTACCGACAAGATCAGCTTCGGAGTTTAAAAAATCGGATCAAGAACGGATTTCTTATAGAGTGAAACGTGATCGATCCCGGTATTTAACCAACGAAGCTCTCTATAAGTCATTCACTTTACAAAATGCAAGATTCGGAATACCAACAGATTATACCAAGAAAAGTTTTGTACTAAGAATGTCTTGTGAAAGTGAACAGTTTTTATTGAAGTTCTCTCATATTGATGATATGATTGACTGGTCTATGTACCTGTCGATCGGTATATCGGTATCGTTAGACTTGGAAGTTAGGGAATATCCGGATTATCGAATCGTCCCCAGGAGGAGAAGgaggagaagaaggagaagaaggagaagaagacaCAGTCATAGAAGTGAAAGTTCGATGGGATCCTTTTCGCAAAGATTCATTCGGTCTAACTCCAGACCCGATTTAATCCAAAGATATAGTACCGGGTCTAGCATCAATAACAATGCGACTATCAGGGGACGCTCGAACACTTTCACAGGTGGTCTATTAGATCATTACTGCTCCGGCTTATCACAGACCTCGACAGATGCATTAGTGTCCTCGGCTGCATCTGGAGAAGCCAGTGATAACAGCACCCTTGGATCAACAAGATCATCATCTGGATGTTCAGCTTCCCGTTCGATTGCATCCAGAAGTTTGAAGTTTAAAATAAAGAACTTTTTCAGACCTAAAAATTCCTCGCAAACAGAAAAGCTTCACAGACTCAGATCGAACTCAAGTAACTTAAATAGTGTTATTGAAacggaagaagaagatgaacAGCATGAATCAAGTGGGGGCAACAATCCAGAACGTGGTGTTCCGGTAAGTGCAACCATTAAAGTTGAGCACCCATTGCATAGAAATAGAGCTATTTCCATACCTCAAAGACAACTATTGAGGCGTGCAATTAGCGAGGAGGTTGTTCCCATTAAATTTCCAAATGGTACAACGGATGAATCGGTTTCCTCTATCCATGGGACTGTTGATCCTTCGCCCCCTAATGAGCAGCTATCCGTTGATGGCTGTGAAATTATGCTGCGATCACAAAATGCAGTTATGAAAGAGGAATTACGAAGTTTTGCCTCGGATTTAGTAGCTAATGAAAGGGACGAGACTCCAGTTAGAGCTACGCCTCAAAGTTCTTCTATATATCTGCAAGAATTAGCCCCTAATGGGGAATCCACTACAAATTTACCTCAAAGCAGTAGTTCATTCTGTCTAACAGAACGTAGTGCTCAAATGAATGACGATGAAAATGCTACTGAGACCGATGAGGATGAAAACGATGACACTGATGACGATGCCGGCAACGATACTGATGATGATACcgatgataataatattgGTTATGCTTATGGCAGTGAAAGTGATTATTCATGTTTAGTGGAACAACGAATAATAAATAGAAGACGGGCATCTTCTACTCTAAGTTGTTTCTCAAATATCCCTTACGGGACCGATGATGTCAAATGGAAACCAGCTATCAAGGAAATTTCAAGGAGACGTTATTTAAGGGATTCCCTAAAGTGCATCAAACCATTTTTAGATAGCAATGACTGTTTGGGTAAGGTTATTTATATCCCAGTTTCGGGGCCAACTTTTGAAACAAGTAATAAACTTCAcgttaataataatcaGAGTTTGCAAAAGCTGAAAaaccattttttgaaggcCTTTATTGTGGGACCTACGGCGTTGATAGAACTTAATtgtaaaaataagaatGCAATTGTCGGAACAACAAAGGACGCTGAAGATCATGACGGGGAcaacgatgatgatgatgatgctgaggatgatgaagaggacgatgatgatgatgatgacgatgatgatgacgatgatgatgacgatgatgatgacgatgacgatgatgatgaggaggAGGAACAGAACACTGCATGA
- the ECM14 gene encoding putative metallocarboxypeptidase (metalloprotease with similarity to zinc carboxypeptidases~similar to YHR132C) encodes MLHMNSLWSCLLFVLIAVADAVQGLQEDYSGYAVYRFNSNSYSTLMKDVIAPLTEDYDVWTRSNKFIDIKLPKEIGEQINDGQVIIDNVNQLIQDTLPTEHMMARDQAVFENDYDFFFNEYRDLGTIYMWLDLLERSFPNLVKVEHLGKTFEGRELKALHISGNKPESNPEKKTIVITGGIHAREWISVSTVCWALYQLLNRYGSSKKETKYLDNLDFLVIPVFNPDGYAYTWSHDRLWRKNRQRTHVPQCFGIDIDHSFGFQWEKAHTHACSEEYSGETPFEAWEASAWNKYINETKGDYKIYGYIDMHSYSQEILYPYAYSCDALPRDLENLLELSYGLSKAIRSKSGRNYDVISACKDRGSDIFPGLGAGSALDFMYHHRAHWAFQLKLRDTGNHGFLLPPENIKPVGKETYAALKYFCNFLLDPEI; translated from the coding sequence ATGCTACACATGAATTCGTTGTGGAGTTGCCTTCTTTTCGTGTTAATAGCCGTGGCAGATGCTGTTCAGGGACTTCAGGAGGATTACAGTGGATACGCTGTTTACAGGTTTAATTCAAACAGCTACTCTACGCTGATGAAAGATGTAATTGCACCTTTGACAGAAGATTACGATGTATGGACAAGAAGCAATAAGTTCATTGATATTAAGTTGCCTAAAGAAATAGGCGAGCAGATAAATGATGGGCAGGTAATCATAGATAACGTGAACCAATTAATACAAGATACACTACCCACAGAACATATGATGGCGCGTGATCAGGccgtttttgaaaatgactatgattttttctttaacgAATATAGGGATCTTGGTACCATTTATATGTGGTTGGATCTTCTAGAAAGAAGCTTTCCTAACTTGGTTAAAGTGGAACATTTGGGCAAAACATTCGAAGGCAGAGAGCTAAAAGCTCTGCATATATCTGGAAACAAGCCAGAATCAAACCCAGAAAAGAAGACCATTGTTATCACAGGTGGTATACATGCCAGAGAGTGGATCAGTGTCAGTACTGTCTGTTGGGCTCTTTATCAGTTGCTGAATCGATATGGTTCGtctaaaaaggaaaccaAGTACCTGGATAATTTGGACTTTTTAGTCATACCTGTTTTCAATCCAGATGGATACGCATACACGTGGTCTCATGACAGATTGTGGCGTAAGAACCGTCAAAGAACTCATGTTCCTCAATGCTTTGGTATTGACATTGACCACTCCTTTGGTTTCCAATGGGAAAAGGCACACACTCATGCGTGCAGTGAAGAGTATAGTGGGGAAACGCCCTTCGAAGCTTGGGAAGCATCTGCTTGGAACAAGTATATTAATGAAACTAAGGGCGATTACAAGATTTATGGTTACATTGACATGCATTCGTATTCGCAAGAGATCCTATATCCCTATGCGTACTCATGTGATGCTTTGCCCAGAGAtttagaaaatttgttggaattGTCGTATGGCTTATCCAAGGCCATACGTTCAAAATCAGGTAGAAATTACGACGTAATCTCCGCATGCAAGGACCGTGGTTCCGATATATTCCCCGGCCTCGGTGCAGGTTCTGCCTTAGACTTCATGTACCACCACAGAGCACATTGGGCATTCCAATTGAAACTGAGGGATACAGGAAACCATGGATTTTTATTGCCTCCAGAAAACATCAAGCCAgttggaaaagaaacttaTGCGGCTCTGAAGTACTTTTGTAACTTCCTACTAGACCCAGAAATATAA
- the IGO2 gene encoding phosphatase regulator (similar to YHR132W) produces MSEDLSPTSSRVDLSNPHGFTKEGVDLSKLSPQELKLYKMYGKLPSKKDLLRHKMQDRQYFDSGDYALKKAGVIKSDDVIVNNSSNNLPVTNPSGLRESIIRRRMSSSSGGDSISRQGSISSGPPPRSPNK; encoded by the coding sequence ATGTCGGAGGATCTTTCACCTACCAGCAGCAGGGTGGACTTGAGCAATCCTCATGGGTTTACCAAAGAAGGAGTGGATTTATCGAAGTTGTCACCACAAGAACTAAAATTGTATAAAATGTATGGGAAGCTTCCTTCCAAGAAAGATCTATTAAGACATAAGATGCAAGATCGTCAATATTTTGACAGCGGTGATTATGCATTGAAGAAGGCCGGAGTCATCAAGTCAGATGATGTTATCGTGAATAATTCCAGCAACAATCTACCAGTCACCAATCCTAGCGGTTTAAGGGAGTCTATTATTAGGAGACGTATGAGTAGTAGTAGTGGTGGTGATTCTATTTCGAGACAAGGGAGTATCTCAAGTGGGCCTCCACCAAGATCtccaaataaataa
- the NSG1 gene encoding Nsg1p (Protein involved in regulation of sterol biosynthesis~similar to YHR133C), producing MGKKKSKNQLNTGGTANGVANAKKEAALPPLGNKLGSASFTAINTLTKPALFSFYDEDITKNEGNVYDKALLSNASQLEMVPPFENMKHERSLYAKIINIVAAFFILFIAGILFPMISECLFDNDQLAKGDIVSFLKHGIEIKNKIVAEPDMVPDWAVFGTEGVIFGSIVPFIDYFVRVQHQPKTRSSVYKNTLGSFIRCANTLLGIIFGIRKIEWSSSLQAAGAWSLLNIVLWLFFDGTLAVFFSGLVVGGISAFTCSQCFSQLSQTLYFIDFYFFGFLMFSKLGRYLFN from the coding sequence ATGggtaagaagaagagtaAGAACCAGTTAAACACTGGTGGTACTGCTAATGGTGTTGCTAATGCTAAGAAAGAGGCAGCTTTGCCACCTTTAGGAAATAAGCTGGGCAGCGCAAGTTTCACAGCAATAAATACACTCACTAAGCCCGcgttgttttcattttatgatgaagatatcaCTAAGAATGAAGGTAATGTTTATGACAAGGCTTTGTTGTCTAATGCTTCTCAATTGGAAATGGTTCCACCTTTCGAGAATATGAAACACGAAAGGTCGTTGTATGCGAAAATAATTAATATTGTTGCGGCGTTTTTTATTCTATTCATAGCAGGGATACTCTTCCCCATGATATCAGAATGTCTGTTTGATAATGACCAACTGGCAAAGGGAGATATTGTatcctttttgaaacatGGTATAGAAATTAAGAACAAGATCGTCGCAGAACCTGACATGGTTCCCGATTGGGCCGTCTTTGGCACTGAAGGTGTTATCTTTGGTTCAATAGTACCATTTATTGACTACTTTGTCCGTGTCCAACACCAGCCAAAAACCAGGTCATCAGTTTATAAAAACACATTGGGATCATTTATAAGATGTGCTAATACTCTTTTAGGTATAATATTTGGTATCAGGAAAATTGAATGGTCCTCCTCTTTACAGGCAGCTGGTGCATGGAGCTTATTGAATATCGTTCTGTGGTTGTTCTTTGACGGCACTCTGGCCGTCTTCTTTTCAGGTTTAGTAGTCGGTGGGATTAGTGCGTTCACTTGCTCACAGTGTTTTTCGCAGTTGTCACAAACGTTATATTTTATAgatttctatttttttggatttttaaTGTTCAGCAAGTTGGGCAGATATTTATTCAATTAA